The proteins below come from a single Priestia megaterium NBRC 15308 = ATCC 14581 genomic window:
- a CDS encoding helix-turn-helix domain-containing protein — protein sequence MTKNQKLWTEEEDLFLKEQYGRMTLQKIGECLNRSKESVNKRVSRLQLRNNQNGIRKKWSPDQDTFLKVNINRMNNREIGKHLGKSPSSVANRIRLLKLVRNTSLRRWTKKEDEYLVKWYGVKSLDQISRRLQRSTQALESRLYRLGIRGVRAHLGNVTVYELAECLQVDVHTIYNWIQKKELPYNILRANTRTFLGIDVAAFWKWAQQNKELINFSKISLNTLIPEPDWVKEQRKYDYFNRPKYENKKWTEEEDARLWYMFYQEGRTQQEIGQLIGRSAHGIQRRLHRLRKKKLPQ from the coding sequence GTGACTAAAAATCAAAAACTGTGGACGGAGGAAGAAGATTTATTTCTAAAAGAACAATATGGGCGGATGACACTCCAAAAAATTGGTGAATGTTTAAATCGTAGTAAAGAATCGGTTAATAAACGGGTCTCACGACTACAACTTCGCAACAACCAGAATGGCATACGCAAAAAATGGTCCCCTGACCAAGATACGTTCTTAAAAGTAAATATTAATAGGATGAACAATCGAGAGATTGGAAAACATTTAGGCAAGAGCCCTTCTTCTGTTGCGAATCGAATTAGACTGTTAAAATTAGTACGAAATACGTCGTTACGTAGATGGACAAAGAAAGAAGATGAATACTTGGTAAAATGGTATGGAGTCAAATCACTTGACCAAATATCTAGACGCTTACAACGAAGTACACAAGCATTAGAGTCTAGGTTATATCGCTTAGGTATACGTGGCGTAAGAGCTCATCTGGGAAATGTTACAGTTTATGAACTAGCAGAGTGCCTGCAAGTTGATGTTCATACCATTTATAACTGGATTCAGAAAAAAGAATTGCCCTATAACATCTTGAGAGCAAACACACGAACATTTTTAGGAATTGACGTAGCAGCTTTTTGGAAATGGGCACAACAGAATAAGGAACTTATTAATTTTTCTAAGATATCCCTAAATACTCTGATTCCAGAACCCGACTGGGTAAAGGAACAAAGAAAATATGATTATTTTAATCGACCTAAATATGAAAATAAAAAGTGGACTGAAGAGGAAGATGCCCGTCTATGGTACATGTTTTACCAAGAAGGTCGTACTCAACAAGAAATTGGCCAACTAATCGGTAGATCAGCCCATGGAATTCAACGGAGATTACACCGACTACGGAAAAAGAAATTACCTCAATAA
- a CDS encoding DUF3967 domain-containing protein encodes MSEWFTVPQMSEKTGIPQQTLRRYIASHAHLLRIKKEHKAYQLHKDCLDILARIRELYGNGKNAEEVDKILTSQGVPVTVEVVSESGEQESAELSEVVMDIKKALDEQKEFNKQLLEKFKEQEELLVSQQKYIDEKLKQRDEQLMLSMREMQETKLLTSISKEGANTEEKKESWFTKLFKK; translated from the coding sequence GTGAGCGAATGGTTTACCGTACCTCAAATGAGCGAAAAAACGGGTATTCCGCAACAAACATTACGAAGATACATAGCTTCTCATGCACATTTATTACGCATAAAAAAGGAACATAAAGCTTATCAACTTCATAAAGATTGTTTAGATATACTAGCGAGAATACGTGAGTTATATGGGAATGGTAAAAATGCGGAAGAGGTAGACAAAATCCTTACATCACAAGGGGTGCCAGTGACTGTAGAGGTTGTGAGTGAGAGTGGTGAGCAAGAGAGTGCAGAGCTGAGCGAAGTTGTGATGGACATAAAAAAAGCCTTAGATGAGCAAAAAGAGTTTAACAAGCAACTTTTAGAAAAATTTAAAGAACAAGAAGAACTATTAGTTTCTCAACAAAAGTACATCGATGAAAAGTTGAAACAACGTGACGAGCAACTGATGTTATCAATGAGAGAAATGCAAGAAACAAAATTATTAACGTCTATTAGTAAAGAAGGTGCCAATACTGAAGAAAAAAAAGAGTCTTGGTTTACAAAACTGTTTAAGAAGTAA